In Oxalobacteraceae bacterium OTU3CINTB1, the sequence AGGTTGCCGATGCGTCCGGACAACCGCAGCCTCAACCTGTCGAACACGGTGGCCGTGGTGGTCTTCGAAGCCTGGCGCCAGAACGGCTACGACGGCGGCGCCTGAAATACATTATCGACGTTTGCGCCTGGCGACATAGCGCGCCAGCGCCAGCGCGCCGGTGCCGATAGCGCTGACGATCACCGTCGAGGCGGCAAACAGCGCCGGCGGATTGCGCATGCCGAGCACATCGGCCGTGAAGGCCAGCGCCACCGCCGCCATCAGCTGCGCCGGCAGCATGAACCGCAGCTGCCGGAACGCGACCGGATCGCCGCGCTGCCACAGCCGCCACGCCACATACGTCACCGGCCCCCACAGCACGCCGATGAACACCAGCACCGCGACGGCGATCAGCAGCAGCCTCATGCCGGACGCTGCGCGCGCACCTTGGTCAACAATTTGGTGGTCGAGCGGTCATGCTCGAAATCGATCGCGATCGCCTGCCCGCCGTACGCCAGCACCGCCTTACCCTCCGGAATGGCATCCATCTGATAATCGCCGCCCTTGGCGTAGATCTCGGGCCGTGCCTGCTGCACCACCTCCAGCGCCGTGTCCTCGTCGAAATCCACCACCAGGCTGACCGACTCCAGCGCGGCCAGCACCGCCATGCGGTCGGCGCAGTTGTTCAGCGGCCGGTCGTCGCCCTTGCCCAGCCGCTTGACCGACGCGTCGGTGTTGGCGGCGACCACCAGCGACGCCCCCAGCGCGCGCGCCTGCGCCAGATACGTGACGTGGCCCCGGTGCAGGATATCGAATACGCCGTTGGTCAGCACCACCGGTTTGGGCAGCGCGGCCACGCGCGCGGCCAGTTGTTCACGGGTGCAGAGCTTGTCTTCAAATTGGGGCATGTAAGTCTTCTCGATGTGATTACTTGGGTTCTTCGCGGTCCGAATGTCGTGGACATAACACCCTTCTTTCTCCGGCTTGGTCCGCCAAGGTGCATTATATCGACACCATTCCGCTACAATGACCTTTCTTGCCCCACAATTATTGCATCTGTACATTGCCTGTGTTCAAATAGATTCATGACTCTGACCGAACTGAAATACATAGTAGCCGTTGCGCGAGCGAAACATTTCGGACACGCCGCCGAGGCTTGCTACGTTGCGCAGCCGACGCTGTCGGTCGCCATCAAAAAACTCGAAGACGAGCTGGGCGTGGTGCTGTTCGAACGGGGCGGCGCCGAGATCTCGGTCACCCCGCTGGGCGCGCAAATCGTGGCCCAGGCCGAACGCGTGCTGGAGCAGACCGCCGCGATCAAGGAACTGGCCAAACAGAACAAAGACCCGCTGGCCGGCCCGCTGCGCCTGGGCGTGATCTACACCATCGGCCCATACCTGCTGCCGCCGCTGGTCAAGGGCATGATCGACAAAGTGCCGCAAATGCCGTTGATTTTGCAGGAAAATTTCACCGTGCGGCTGCTGGAGATGCTGCGCCAGGGCGAGCTCGACGCGGCCATCATGGCGCTGCCGCTGCCCGACCACGGCATGGCGATGCAGGCACTGTACGACGAGCCGTTCGTGGTCGCCATGCCGGCCCAGCACCCGTGGACCAAACGCAAGACCATCCCCGCCGACGACCTCAAGACCGAAAACATGCTGTTGCTCGGTAACGGACACTGCTTCCGCGACCAGGTGCTGGAAGTGTGCCCGGAAATGGCGCGCTTCTCGGCGCCCGGCAACGGCATGCAGCGCACCTTCGAAGGCTCGTCGCTGGAAACCATCCGTCACATGGTCGCCAGCGGCATCGGCCTGACCGTGTTGCCGCGCGCCTCGGTGCCGGACATGAACACCACCGAAGGCATGCTGCAGTTCCGCAACTTCGACGCGCCGCAGCCATCGCGCCGCGTCGTCATCGTCTGGCGCAAGAGCTTCACCCGCAAGGCGGCCATCGACGCCGTCTGCGAAGTCGTCGCCTCCTGCAACCTGCCGGGCATCACCACCCTCTGCGAGGAATAAAGCGGCCGGCCCAGGCCGTCCCGCTCGAAAGATTTGCGATAATGCCAGTCTTTCCCTTCAAGCGACGCAATCGATGAACAAGCTGCAGCTGTATTTCCGCCTGGTCAGACTGGACAAACCCATCGGCACCTTGCTGCTGCTGTGGCCGACGCTATGCGCGCTGTGGCTGGCCTCCGGCGGCATACCGGACTGGAAACTGATCGTGATCTTCTCGCTTGGCACACTGCTGATGCGCTCGGCCGGCTGCGCGATCAACGACTACGCCGACCAGGACTTCGACAAGCACGTCAAACGCACCGCGCAGCGTCCCATCACCAGCGGGCGCATCAGCGGCAAGGAAGCGCTGGCCATCGCCGCCGGGCTGGCGATTGTCTCGTTCTGCCTGATCCTGCCGCTCAACACGCTGACCAAGCAGTTATCGGTGGCGGCGGTCATCATCGCCGGCACCTATCCCTATTTCAAGCGCTTCTTTGCACTCCCGCAAGCCTACCTGGGCATCGCCTTCGGCTTCGGCATTCCGATGGCGTTCGCCGCGGTCCAGGCCACCGTGCCGCCGCTGGCCTGGGTGCTACTGCTGGGCAACGTGTTCTGGGCGCTGGCCTATGACACCGAATACGCGATGGTCGACCGCGACGACGACCTGAAGATCGGCATCAAGACCTCGGCCATCACCTTCGGCCGCTACGACGTCGCCGCCGTCATGCTGTGCTACGGCGTGCATCTGGCGCTGCTGCTGGTGTGCGGGCTGCAGATGGGATTGGGGTTGTGGTTCCTCGCCGGCCTGGCGGTGGCCACCGGCATCGCGCTGTATCACTACACCTTGATCCGCGCACGGGAGCGCGACGCGTGTTTTTACGCTTTCCGCCATAATAACTGGCTGGGTGCAGCGGTGTTTGCGGGTATTGCCGTCGATTACGCGCTGCGCTGAAACGATAGCCCCGGCGCGATGGCGCGCGCTACTGGCGCCCGCACCGGCTATCCCCTTTCAACAAGCGACAGACAGGAGGTCATCACCATGGATCAAACTCATCAGAACGGCAACGGCGTCTCCAACGGACAGGCCGCCAGCGGCGCGGCACGCGACAAATTGATGGACGGCTTGAAGACCGCCATCGGCGAAGCGGAACACTATCTCAGCGATGCCGGCGAACAAGTCGGCGACAAGGCCTCCGAGGTCCGCGCCCGCTTCGAGGACACGTTGCGCACCGCCAGGACCGACCTGCGCAAACTCGAGGACAGCGTCATCGCCCGCAGCCACGAGGTGGCGCAAGTGGCCGACGTGTATGTGCGCGACAACCCGTGGAAAGCGGTCGGCGTGGGCGCGGCCGTCGGCGTGCTGCTCGGCATCCTGGTGTCGCGCCGCTAAAACGCGGCCCGGCCGTTCGGGCGCGGCTTGATTAAACGCGACACCGTTGTCCGGGCGCGACCTTAGTTGGCCGCGCCCAGCTCGTCGCCCATTTCCTTGCCGCGCGCGGCGGCGGCCTTCACCGCCTTGACGATGGCCGCCTTCACGCCGCCCTGCTCCATGCTGGTCAGCGCCGCGTAGGTGGTGCCGCCCTTGGACGTCACCCGCTCGCGCAGCAGCGACACCGGCTCGGTCGACTGGTTGGCCAGCTGCGCGGCGCCGGCAAAGGTCGCCAGCGCCAGCTGCGTGCCCTGCTCCGCGCTCAGGCCCATTTCCTCGGCCGCCTGCTGCATCGCTTCGATAAAGTAAAACACATAGGCAGGGCCGCTGCCGGAAACCGCCGTCACCGCGTCGATCTTGGCCTCGTCGTCCAGCCACACGGTCGGACCGACCGCGCGCAGGATGTCGTCGGCAGCCTGCTTTTGCGCGTCGCTGACGCCGGCGGCCGCAAACATGCCGGTGATGCCCATGCCGATCAGCGCCGGCGTGTTCGGCATGCAACGCACGATGGCGCCGTAGCCGCCCAGCCAGCGCGACAGGTCGGCGCTGCGGATGCCCGCCGCCACCGACACGATCAAGGTCTGCCTGGCCTGGTCCAGCAGCGGCAGCAACTG encodes:
- the rfaE2 gene encoding D-glycero-beta-D-manno-heptose 1-phosphate adenylyltransferase — protein: MPQFEDKLCTREQLAARVAALPKPVVLTNGVFDILHRGHVTYLAQARALGASLVVAANTDASVKRLGKGDDRPLNNCADRMAVLAALESVSLVVDFDEDTALEVVQQARPEIYAKGGDYQMDAIPEGKAVLAYGGQAIAIDFEHDRSTTKLLTKVRAQRPA
- a CDS encoding hydrogen peroxide-inducible genes activator, translated to MTLTELKYIVAVARAKHFGHAAEACYVAQPTLSVAIKKLEDELGVVLFERGGAEISVTPLGAQIVAQAERVLEQTAAIKELAKQNKDPLAGPLRLGVIYTIGPYLLPPLVKGMIDKVPQMPLILQENFTVRLLEMLRQGELDAAIMALPLPDHGMAMQALYDEPFVVAMPAQHPWTKRKTIPADDLKTENMLLLGNGHCFRDQVLEVCPEMARFSAPGNGMQRTFEGSSLETIRHMVASGIGLTVLPRASVPDMNTTEGMLQFRNFDAPQPSRRVVIVWRKSFTRKAAIDAVCEVVASCNLPGITTLCEE
- the ubiA gene encoding 4-hydroxybenzoate octaprenyltransferase is translated as MNKLQLYFRLVRLDKPIGTLLLLWPTLCALWLASGGIPDWKLIVIFSLGTLLMRSAGCAINDYADQDFDKHVKRTAQRPITSGRISGKEALAIAAGLAIVSFCLILPLNTLTKQLSVAAVIIAGTYPYFKRFFALPQAYLGIAFGFGIPMAFAAVQATVPPLAWVLLLGNVFWALAYDTEYAMVDRDDDLKIGIKTSAITFGRYDVAAVMLCYGVHLALLLVCGLQMGLGLWFLAGLAVATGIALYHYTLIRARERDACFYAFRHNNWLGAAVFAGIAVDYALR
- a CDS encoding DUF883 domain-containing protein, which gives rise to MDQTHQNGNGVSNGQAASGAARDKLMDGLKTAIGEAEHYLSDAGEQVGDKASEVRARFEDTLRTARTDLRKLEDSVIARSHEVAQVADVYVRDNPWKAVGVGAAVGVLLGILVSRR
- the proC gene encoding pyrroline-5-carboxylate reductase, whose protein sequence is MKIAFIGGGNMASTLIAGLAGKLTAGANIHVVDPNPASLEKLKQQYGVTTAGAADATLGAADVIVLAVKPQSMREVAAQLLPLLDQARQTLIVSVAAGIRSADLSRWLGGYGAIVRCMPNTPALIGMGITGMFAAAGVSDAQKQAADDILRAVGPTVWLDDEAKIDAVTAVSGSGPAYVFYFIEAMQQAAEEMGLSAEQGTQLALATFAGAAQLANQSTEPVSLLRERVTSKGGTTYAALTSMEQGGVKAAIVKAVKAAAARGKEMGDELGAAN